From Motacilla alba alba isolate MOTALB_02 chromosome 20, Motacilla_alba_V1.0_pri, whole genome shotgun sequence, the proteins below share one genomic window:
- the LOC119710069 gene encoding bactericidal permeability-increasing protein-like isoform X2, whose translation MAGAAAPAARGTAPPWRASRSQDQPRGAVWLCFLLLLPTCVSATTTNPGIKVWLTQRTLEFGRRFGLELLQSMLQKEHELNLTGSYNTPLLGTLTYAVPRIHIRELQMNESTLGFAEDVGLRLTVQRARIQLSADWAARLGAIQDSGSVELRMQDLAVAAVLGVSEDGSGHPTVWSAGCDTHGTDLRMEFHRGYSWLYNLLAPLLQRTLRQQLNKQLCLVLHRGIDRLDAALKHMKVSTQLDTIAAIDHSLLGPPAFTEEYGDLALKGEIFRVGTYQQRPSALPVALPLALPVALPTPLPTPPPMAHEPTLLLAVTELVASSAAFTYFTAGALRRNISSDVLPRRFPLQLRTKSMEVFSPQLQERYPDQPMELHLWARQQPLLSCHPDALHGTLFSSAEAFVVLPNATRVPAFLLNIVSGCCCHGSGSQGTPKDLAGAGVPVLLAGASWLALGDTGAMLGGAGGYWGHAGWCWGILGPCWVMLGHTGAMLGDAGLQALPWSLQCLFLLQDANVTGMPTITRNRLGGTVRLTGLHVTQVASNVGPVEVKRLETLLKFGLWLFGVPRANSKCCPRPVPILPQLHQGRPLLWLCLPTEWLQAGIPLPLPRGLSLLRPRLSLHQVGASTLPLPRGPPCPSYPLSHPDSLQGFVLIATDLRYEP comes from the exons atggcaggagctgcgGCCCCCGCGGCGCGGGGCACTGCACCCCCCTGGCGCG cctccagGTCCCAGGACCAGCCTCGAGGTGCTGTGTGGCTCTGCTtcttgctcctgctgcccacctgtGTCTCTGCCACCACCACCAATCCTGGCATCAAGGTCTGGCTGACCCAGAGGACGCTGGAGTTTG GCCGGCGCtttgggctggagctgctccagtcGATGCTGCAGAAGGAGCATGAGCTGAACCTGACGGGTTCCTACAACACCCCGCTCCTGGGAACTCTCACCTACGCTGTGCCACG GATCCACATCCGTGAGCTGCAGATGAATGAATCCACGCTGGGCTTTGCCGAGGACGTGGGGCTGAGGCTGACGGTGCAGCGCGCCCGAATCCAGCTCAGCGCCGACTGGGCAGCCCGGCTGGGGGCCAT ccaggaCAGCGGCTCTGTGGAGCTCCGCATGCAGGACCTGGCCGTGGCAGCGGTGCTGGGGGTGAGCGAGGATGGCAGTGGCCACCCCACGGTTTGGAGCGCCGGCTGTGACACCCACGGCACCGACCTGCGCATGGAGTTTCACCGTGGATACAG CTGGCTCTACAACCTGCTGGCACCTCTGCTCCAGAGAACCCTGCGGCAGCAGCTGAACAAGCAG ctctgcctcgTGCTCCACAGGGGCATCGACAGGCTGGACGCTGCCCTGAAGCACATGAAAG tgtccacCCAGCTGGACACCATTGCTGCCATCGACCACTCCCTGCTGGGACCGCCGGCCTTCACAGAGGAGTATGGGGACCTTGCCCTCAAG ggagagaTCTTCAGGGTGGGCACGTACCAGCAGAGaccctcagcactgcctgtggCATTACCCTTGGCACTGCCCGTGGCTTTGCCCACGCCCCTGCCCACGCCCCCGCCCATGGCCCACGAGCCCAcgctgctgctggctgtcaccGAGCTCGTCGCCAGCTCGGCCGCCTTCACCTACTTCACAGCCGGGGCCCTGCGCAGGAACATCTCCAGCGACGTG CTCCCCCGGCGGTTCCCGCTCCAGCTGAGGACCAAGAGCATGGAGGTCTTCTCCCCTCAG ctgcaggagcgCTATCCAGACCAGCCCATGGAGCTGCACCTCTGGGCCcgccagcagcccctgctctcctgccatcCTGATGCCCTGCACGGGACCCTCTTCAGCTCTGCCGAGGCCTTCGTGGTGCTGCCCAACGCCACCCGTGTCCCTGCCTTTCTGCTGAACATCgtgagtggctgctgctgccacggcTCAGGGAGCCAGGGGACCCCAAAGGacctggctggggctggtgtgcctgtgctcctggctggggccagctggctggcactgggggatACTGGGGCCATGCTGGGTGGTGCTGGGGGATACTGGGGCCATGCTGGGTGGTGCTGGGGGATACTGGGGCCATGCTGGGTGATGCTGGGGCATACTGGGGCCATGCTGGGTGATGCTGGGTTGCAGGCACTGCCGTGGTCTCTCCAATGtctcttcctgctgcaggatgccAACGTGACAGGGATGCCGACAATCACCAGGAACAGACTCGGGGGCACTGTGAGACTGACAGG GCTCCATGTAACCCAAGTGGCATCAAACGTGGGCCCAGTGGAG GTGAAGCGTCTGGAGACCCTGCTGAAGTTTGGGCTGTGGCTTTTTGGGGTTCCCCGGGCAAACAGTAAGTGCTGTCCCCGTCCCGTCCCCATCCTCCCACAGCTGCACCAGGGCCGTCCCCTGCTATGGCTTTGTCTCCCCACAGAGTGGCTCCAGGCTGGcatccccctgcccctcccacGCGGCCTCAGCCTGCTCAGACCCCGGCTCTCGCTGCACCAGGTGGGTGCCAGCACTCTCCCCTTGCCCCGGGGTCCCCCATGTCCCTCCTATCCCCTCTCTCACCCTGACTCCCTGCAGGGCTTCGTGCTCATCGCCACGGACCTGCGGTACGAGCCATGA
- the LOC119710069 gene encoding bactericidal permeability-increasing protein-like isoform X3, whose product MAGAAAPAARGTAPPWRASRSQDQPRGAVWLCFLLLLPTCVSATTTNPGIKVWLTQRTLEFGRRFGLELLQSMLQKEHELNLTGSYNTPLLGTLTYAVPRIHIRELQMNESTLGFAEDVGLRLTVQRARIQLSADWAARLGAIQDSGSVELRMQDLAVAAVLGVSEDGSGHPTVWSAGCDTHGTDLRMEFHRGYSWLYNLLAPLLQRTLRQQLNKQLCLVLHRGIDRLDAALKHMKVSTQLDTIAAIDHSLLGPPAFTEEYGDLALKGEIFRVGTYQQRPSALPVALPLALPVALPTPLPTPPPMAHEPTLLLAVTELVASSAAFTYFTAGALRRNISSDVLPRRFPLQLRTKSMEVFSPQLQERYPDQPMELHLWARQQPLLSCHPDALHGTLFSSAEAFVVLPNATRVPAFLLNIVSGCCCHGSGSQGTPKDLAGAGVPVLLAGASWLALGDTGAMLGGAGGYWGHAGWCWGILGPCWVMLGHTGAMLGDAGLQALPWSLQCLFLLQDANVTGMPTITRNRLGGTVRLTGLHVTQVASNVGPVEVKRLETLLKFGLWLFGVPRANSKCCPRPVPILPQLHQGRPLLWLCLPTEWLQAGIPLPLPRGLSLLRPRLSLHQGFVLIATDLRYEP is encoded by the exons atggcaggagctgcgGCCCCCGCGGCGCGGGGCACTGCACCCCCCTGGCGCG cctccagGTCCCAGGACCAGCCTCGAGGTGCTGTGTGGCTCTGCTtcttgctcctgctgcccacctgtGTCTCTGCCACCACCACCAATCCTGGCATCAAGGTCTGGCTGACCCAGAGGACGCTGGAGTTTG GCCGGCGCtttgggctggagctgctccagtcGATGCTGCAGAAGGAGCATGAGCTGAACCTGACGGGTTCCTACAACACCCCGCTCCTGGGAACTCTCACCTACGCTGTGCCACG GATCCACATCCGTGAGCTGCAGATGAATGAATCCACGCTGGGCTTTGCCGAGGACGTGGGGCTGAGGCTGACGGTGCAGCGCGCCCGAATCCAGCTCAGCGCCGACTGGGCAGCCCGGCTGGGGGCCAT ccaggaCAGCGGCTCTGTGGAGCTCCGCATGCAGGACCTGGCCGTGGCAGCGGTGCTGGGGGTGAGCGAGGATGGCAGTGGCCACCCCACGGTTTGGAGCGCCGGCTGTGACACCCACGGCACCGACCTGCGCATGGAGTTTCACCGTGGATACAG CTGGCTCTACAACCTGCTGGCACCTCTGCTCCAGAGAACCCTGCGGCAGCAGCTGAACAAGCAG ctctgcctcgTGCTCCACAGGGGCATCGACAGGCTGGACGCTGCCCTGAAGCACATGAAAG tgtccacCCAGCTGGACACCATTGCTGCCATCGACCACTCCCTGCTGGGACCGCCGGCCTTCACAGAGGAGTATGGGGACCTTGCCCTCAAG ggagagaTCTTCAGGGTGGGCACGTACCAGCAGAGaccctcagcactgcctgtggCATTACCCTTGGCACTGCCCGTGGCTTTGCCCACGCCCCTGCCCACGCCCCCGCCCATGGCCCACGAGCCCAcgctgctgctggctgtcaccGAGCTCGTCGCCAGCTCGGCCGCCTTCACCTACTTCACAGCCGGGGCCCTGCGCAGGAACATCTCCAGCGACGTG CTCCCCCGGCGGTTCCCGCTCCAGCTGAGGACCAAGAGCATGGAGGTCTTCTCCCCTCAG ctgcaggagcgCTATCCAGACCAGCCCATGGAGCTGCACCTCTGGGCCcgccagcagcccctgctctcctgccatcCTGATGCCCTGCACGGGACCCTCTTCAGCTCTGCCGAGGCCTTCGTGGTGCTGCCCAACGCCACCCGTGTCCCTGCCTTTCTGCTGAACATCgtgagtggctgctgctgccacggcTCAGGGAGCCAGGGGACCCCAAAGGacctggctggggctggtgtgcctgtgctcctggctggggccagctggctggcactgggggatACTGGGGCCATGCTGGGTGGTGCTGGGGGATACTGGGGCCATGCTGGGTGGTGCTGGGGGATACTGGGGCCATGCTGGGTGATGCTGGGGCATACTGGGGCCATGCTGGGTGATGCTGGGTTGCAGGCACTGCCGTGGTCTCTCCAATGtctcttcctgctgcaggatgccAACGTGACAGGGATGCCGACAATCACCAGGAACAGACTCGGGGGCACTGTGAGACTGACAGG GCTCCATGTAACCCAAGTGGCATCAAACGTGGGCCCAGTGGAG GTGAAGCGTCTGGAGACCCTGCTGAAGTTTGGGCTGTGGCTTTTTGGGGTTCCCCGGGCAAACAGTAAGTGCTGTCCCCGTCCCGTCCCCATCCTCCCACAGCTGCACCAGGGCCGTCCCCTGCTATGGCTTTGTCTCCCCACAGAGTGGCTCCAGGCTGGcatccccctgcccctcccacGCGGCCTCAGCCTGCTCAGACCCCGGCTCTCGCTGCACCAG GGCTTCGTGCTCATCGCCACGGACCTGCGGTACGAGCCATGA
- the LOC119710069 gene encoding bactericidal permeability-increasing protein-like isoform X8: protein MSSAPASRSQDQPRGAVWLCFLLLLPTCVSATTTNPGIKVWLTQRTLEFGRRFGLELLQSMLQKEHELNLTGSYNTPLLGTLTYAVPRIHIRELQMNESTLGFAEDVGLRLTVQRARIQLSADWAARLGAIQDSGSVELRMQDLAVAAVLGVSEDGSGHPTVWSAGCDTHGTDLRMEFHRGYSWLYNLLAPLLQRTLRQQLNKQLCLVLHRGIDRLDAALKHMKVSTQLDTIAAIDHSLLGPPAFTEEYGDLALKGEIFRVGTYQQRPSALPVALPLALPVALPTPLPTPPPMAHEPTLLLAVTELVASSAAFTYFTAGALRRNISSDVLPRRFPLQLRTKSMEVFSPQLQERYPDQPMELHLWARQQPLLSCHPDALHGTLFSSAEAFVVLPNATRVPAFLLNIDANVTGMPTITRNRLGGTVRLTGLHVTQVASNVGPVEVKRLETLLKFGLWLFGVPRANKWLQAGIPLPLPRGLSLLRPRLSLHQGFVLIATDLRYEP from the exons AtgtcctctgctccagcctccagGTCCCAGGACCAGCCTCGAGGTGCTGTGTGGCTCTGCTtcttgctcctgctgcccacctgtGTCTCTGCCACCACCACCAATCCTGGCATCAAGGTCTGGCTGACCCAGAGGACGCTGGAGTTTG GCCGGCGCtttgggctggagctgctccagtcGATGCTGCAGAAGGAGCATGAGCTGAACCTGACGGGTTCCTACAACACCCCGCTCCTGGGAACTCTCACCTACGCTGTGCCACG GATCCACATCCGTGAGCTGCAGATGAATGAATCCACGCTGGGCTTTGCCGAGGACGTGGGGCTGAGGCTGACGGTGCAGCGCGCCCGAATCCAGCTCAGCGCCGACTGGGCAGCCCGGCTGGGGGCCAT ccaggaCAGCGGCTCTGTGGAGCTCCGCATGCAGGACCTGGCCGTGGCAGCGGTGCTGGGGGTGAGCGAGGATGGCAGTGGCCACCCCACGGTTTGGAGCGCCGGCTGTGACACCCACGGCACCGACCTGCGCATGGAGTTTCACCGTGGATACAG CTGGCTCTACAACCTGCTGGCACCTCTGCTCCAGAGAACCCTGCGGCAGCAGCTGAACAAGCAG ctctgcctcgTGCTCCACAGGGGCATCGACAGGCTGGACGCTGCCCTGAAGCACATGAAAG tgtccacCCAGCTGGACACCATTGCTGCCATCGACCACTCCCTGCTGGGACCGCCGGCCTTCACAGAGGAGTATGGGGACCTTGCCCTCAAG ggagagaTCTTCAGGGTGGGCACGTACCAGCAGAGaccctcagcactgcctgtggCATTACCCTTGGCACTGCCCGTGGCTTTGCCCACGCCCCTGCCCACGCCCCCGCCCATGGCCCACGAGCCCAcgctgctgctggctgtcaccGAGCTCGTCGCCAGCTCGGCCGCCTTCACCTACTTCACAGCCGGGGCCCTGCGCAGGAACATCTCCAGCGACGTG CTCCCCCGGCGGTTCCCGCTCCAGCTGAGGACCAAGAGCATGGAGGTCTTCTCCCCTCAG ctgcaggagcgCTATCCAGACCAGCCCATGGAGCTGCACCTCTGGGCCcgccagcagcccctgctctcctgccatcCTGATGCCCTGCACGGGACCCTCTTCAGCTCTGCCGAGGCCTTCGTGGTGCTGCCCAACGCCACCCGTGTCCCTGCCTTTCTGCTGAACATC gatgccAACGTGACAGGGATGCCGACAATCACCAGGAACAGACTCGGGGGCACTGTGAGACTGACAGG GCTCCATGTAACCCAAGTGGCATCAAACGTGGGCCCAGTGGAG GTGAAGCGTCTGGAGACCCTGCTGAAGTTTGGGCTGTGGCTTTTTGGGGTTCCCCGGGCAAACA AGTGGCTCCAGGCTGGcatccccctgcccctcccacGCGGCCTCAGCCTGCTCAGACCCCGGCTCTCGCTGCACCAG GGCTTCGTGCTCATCGCCACGGACCTGCGGTACGAGCCATGA